Proteins from one Desulfuribacillus alkaliarsenatis genomic window:
- the tyrS gene encoding tyrosine--tRNA ligase, whose translation MKIYDELIARGLIAQVTDEEEIKELVNTGKATFYIGFDPTADSLHVGHFMALCLMKRLQMAGNKPIVLIGGGTGYIGDPSGRTDMRNMMTSEIIQHNCDCFKKQMERFIEFGEDKAVMVNNADWLLKLNYIELLREVGPHFSINNMLRAECYKQRMEKGLSFLELNYMIMQSYDFYYLYQNYGCNMQFGGDDQWSNMLGGTDLIRRKLGEDAYAMTITLLLNSEGKKMGKTAKGAVWLDPNKTSPFEFYQYWRNVSDDDVLKCIRMLTFLPLEQIDTMDKWEGSQLNEAKEILAHELTKMIHGEEEAQRAKQASHALFAKGSDDANMPTTEIASEQLTDGELNIVDLIVICGIAASKSEVRRLIKQGGIYINDEQVESFDYNITSEHLTEGVKIRKGKKTYHKALLK comes from the coding sequence ATGAAAATTTATGATGAACTAATAGCTCGTGGCTTAATAGCACAGGTAACAGACGAAGAAGAGATTAAGGAGCTTGTTAATACTGGTAAGGCAACATTTTATATTGGTTTTGACCCTACTGCTGATTCTCTACACGTTGGTCATTTTATGGCTTTATGCCTAATGAAGCGCCTGCAAATGGCAGGGAACAAACCAATAGTATTAATTGGAGGTGGGACTGGCTATATCGGTGATCCTTCTGGTCGAACCGATATGCGTAACATGATGACATCAGAAATAATCCAACATAACTGTGACTGCTTTAAGAAACAGATGGAAAGATTTATAGAGTTCGGTGAAGATAAAGCAGTTATGGTTAATAATGCAGACTGGCTCTTGAAGTTGAATTACATTGAATTGCTTCGTGAAGTAGGACCTCACTTCTCTATTAATAATATGTTGCGTGCTGAATGTTATAAGCAGAGAATGGAGAAGGGGTTATCATTCTTAGAGCTGAATTACATGATTATGCAATCCTATGACTTTTATTATCTATACCAGAATTATGGTTGTAATATGCAATTCGGCGGTGATGATCAGTGGTCTAATATGCTTGGAGGAACGGATTTGATTCGACGCAAATTAGGTGAAGATGCGTATGCTATGACAATCACCCTATTGTTGAATTCTGAAGGCAAGAAGATGGGCAAGACTGCTAAGGGAGCAGTATGGCTTGACCCTAACAAAACATCACCTTTTGAGTTTTATCAGTATTGGCGTAATGTAAGCGATGATGATGTTCTTAAGTGTATTCGCATGCTTACGTTCTTACCTCTAGAGCAAATTGACACAATGGATAAATGGGAAGGCAGTCAGCTAAATGAAGCTAAAGAAATTCTTGCCCATGAACTGACAAAAATGATTCATGGTGAAGAAGAGGCACAAAGGGCGAAGCAGGCATCCCACGCGCTATTTGCTAAAGGCTCTGATGACGCCAATATGCCGACAACAGAGATTGCATCTGAGCAATTAACGGATGGAGAGCTTAATATTGTAGATTTAATAGTCATATGTGGAATAGCTGCATCCAAGAGTGAAGTTAGACGCCTTATTAAGCAAGGTGGAATATATATTAATGACGAACAAGTAGAATCCTTTGATTACAATATTACTTCTGAGCATTTAACGGAAGGCGTTAAAATACGCAAAGGTAAGAAAACGTATCATAAAGCTTTATTGAAGTAA
- a CDS encoding polysaccharide deacetylase family protein, whose product MGTRKTPRSGNTTEEKVVFLTFDDGPSDNTVRILDTLKAYNNEGYNINATFFVNGNNTEFGKFVYRRIIDEGHAIGNHTFDHSYIVNYSSLDSFIENFEALDILIYDTTGVKMDIFRFPGGSNNSVHKRYGPPTIMLDAIEYLKSRGYQYFDWNIDSGDARAVVVPKDEIVTSVISRIGDRSNINILFHDSWAKTTTPEALPEIIDYLIEGGYTFESLTKYSHYIHFEYVADYPNKKIH is encoded by the coding sequence ATAGGTACTAGAAAGACCCCTAGGTCAGGAAATACAACTGAAGAAAAAGTTGTTTTCCTTACCTTCGATGACGGCCCCAGTGATAATACGGTCCGCATCCTAGATACCTTAAAAGCTTACAACAATGAGGGGTATAATATTAATGCAACTTTTTTTGTGAACGGCAATAATACTGAATTCGGTAAATTTGTTTATAGACGCATTATCGACGAAGGTCATGCGATTGGAAATCATACATTTGACCATTCTTATATTGTTAATTATTCAAGCTTAGATTCATTTATTGAAAATTTTGAAGCCCTTGATATATTGATTTATGATACTACTGGAGTTAAGATGGATATTTTTAGATTTCCAGGTGGATCTAATAACAGTGTCCATAAAAGGTATGGGCCACCAACCATAATGTTAGATGCTATAGAGTATTTAAAGAGTAGAGGCTACCAATACTTTGATTGGAATATCGATTCAGGTGATGCTAGGGCAGTGGTCGTGCCAAAGGATGAAATTGTTACCTCTGTAATAAGTCGTATAGGAGATAGAAGTAACATTAACATTTTATTTCATGATAGTTGGGCTAAAACAACAACACCAGAAGCTTTACCTGAAATAATAGATTATCTAATCGAAGGAGGGTACACCTTCGAATCTTTGACAAAATATTCCCACTATATCCACTTTGAATATGTTGCAGATTATCCAAATAAAAAAATCCACTAA
- a CDS encoding sensor histidine kinase produces the protein MNKRTKRTLDALTFIIIVIVCLITVLGNYENKMSILALSIIFIAFFSFRTFFLFERQDYNRFKIPSILIELSLVLLILSLDTTNVSQIYLIILIVDAVFSYSLRFGMFFVLIAYVFFSLRNFYHFDFENTSTFLLTTFVNGLGFVFLFFIIFFLKLQIQQKQLLAKTMKELEHKNNKLRETSKELEEVIIIKERNRIAHEIHDTVGHTLTTVLIEMEAGKRLIDVNGELAKEKLSMAQSQVRKGLNDIRTSVRSIKNHDDILDFPGAIRNLIIETEKHTGIKVEHDISLHDEIPPTYKKILLRALQEGLTNGIKHGNSTAFKFRLTRNQESVSFMLKDNGAGTDKINLGFGLQAMKERVNEYKGNFKVSSSKDDGFSIMIELPIEDGAYAKH, from the coding sequence ATGAATAAAAGAACTAAACGCACTTTAGATGCTTTGACTTTTATAATTATTGTCATCGTTTGCTTGATTACGGTTTTAGGTAATTATGAGAACAAGATGAGTATTCTTGCATTGTCTATTATTTTCATAGCGTTTTTTAGCTTTCGGACTTTTTTTCTGTTTGAAAGACAGGATTATAATAGATTTAAGATACCATCAATTCTTATTGAGCTAAGCTTGGTGCTTCTAATATTGTCTCTAGATACAACAAATGTATCTCAAATTTACTTAATTATACTCATTGTTGATGCAGTCTTTTCTTACTCTTTAAGATTCGGTATGTTTTTTGTTCTTATAGCCTACGTGTTTTTTTCCTTGAGAAATTTCTATCATTTTGATTTTGAAAATACTAGCACGTTTTTATTAACCACATTTGTTAATGGATTAGGATTTGTATTTCTCTTTTTTATAATCTTCTTTCTTAAACTACAAATTCAACAAAAACAGTTACTTGCTAAAACTATGAAAGAATTGGAGCATAAGAATAATAAACTGAGAGAAACATCCAAGGAATTAGAAGAAGTGATTATTATAAAAGAAAGAAATAGAATCGCTCATGAAATTCATGATACAGTCGGACATACACTAACTACAGTACTTATAGAAATGGAAGCTGGTAAAAGACTAATTGACGTTAATGGTGAGTTGGCTAAGGAAAAATTGTCGATGGCCCAAAGCCAGGTGAGAAAAGGATTAAATGATATTAGAACATCCGTAAGATCTATTAAAAACCACGATGATATACTCGATTTTCCAGGGGCAATTCGCAATTTAATAATAGAGACTGAAAAACATACTGGAATCAAGGTAGAACATGATATTTCCTTACATGATGAAATTCCTCCTACCTATAAAAAGATTCTTTTACGAGCTTTGCAGGAAGGTTTAACTAATGGAATCAAACATGGTAATAGTACTGCTTTTAAATTTCGTTTAACCAGAAACCAGGAAAGTGTAAGCTTTATGCTTAAAGATAATGGTGCTGGGACAGATAAAATAAATCTAGGGTTCGGTCTTCAAGCAATGAAGGAAAGGGTTAACGAATACAAAGGCAATTTTAAAGTAAGTTCATCTAAGGACGATGGTTTTTCTATAATGATAGAGTTACCTATAGAGGATGGTGCATATGCAAAACATTAA
- a CDS encoding response regulator transcription factor → MQNIKVLIVDDQNLMRDGLKTIIDLEPDMEVVGTCENGRIAVEKAKLLSPDVILMDIRMPEVTGVEATKIIKNNFPEIKIIILTTFDDDEYIIDALSYGACGYLLKDIEGDKLINSIRDAYKGTLLMPGTIAAKLVNRLNEANISSIASNDVSKTVNDQYIANDQYYEKLSEREKEIAKLMVEGLTNKEIASKLFITQGTVKNYISSIYGKVGVKDRTNAVLFFKNYGI, encoded by the coding sequence ATGCAAAACATTAAGGTGTTAATTGTTGATGACCAAAACCTTATGCGAGATGGTTTGAAAACGATAATAGATTTAGAGCCAGATATGGAAGTGGTGGGGACCTGTGAAAACGGTAGAATTGCAGTTGAAAAAGCTAAACTGCTTAGTCCTGATGTAATACTTATGGATATTAGAATGCCTGAAGTAACTGGCGTAGAGGCTACAAAGATAATAAAGAATAATTTTCCTGAAATTAAAATCATCATACTTACTACCTTTGATGATGATGAGTATATAATTGATGCTCTTTCCTATGGGGCCTGTGGATATCTATTAAAGGATATTGAAGGTGATAAACTAATTAACTCAATTAGAGATGCATACAAAGGAACACTACTGATGCCGGGGACAATTGCAGCTAAATTAGTAAACAGACTAAACGAAGCGAATATATCATCTATAGCATCGAATGATGTTAGTAAAACTGTAAATGACCAATACATTGCAAACGACCAATACTATGAAAAACTATCGGAAAGAGAAAAGGAAATTGCAAAGCTTATGGTAGAGGGACTAACTAATAAAGAGATTGCTTCTAAGCTGTTTATAACTCAAGGTACTGTTAAAAATTATATTAGTAGTATATATGGTAAGGTTGGTGTTAAAGACAGAACAAATGCAGTGTTATTTTTCAAAAATTATGGAATATAG
- a CDS encoding serine hydrolase domain-containing protein, which translates to MNRLRKLLCIVLAVSFVVLPPSGMHFAFASAINLDATDVEAFLDTVIRQQMEEHNIPNLTASVVVDGEIIFAKGYGYANYETGKPVDPERTLFRIGSSAKLFTWTAIMQLAEQGKVDLDTDVNEYLDFEIPNHLEYKGRKDDVEPITIRHLMNHTPGFEDYMSEVFSISEDSLIPLAQHVRDNRPARVFVPGEVSAYSNYGTALAGYIVELISGVPYAQYIEENIYRPLNMKNSTFRQPIPDELTENMSKPYRYLNGEFVEGKFEFMTEPSGSMSSSAVDMAKFMLAYLQGGQYTDASILMPETVHKMFSEQFTHHPQLDGMAHGFIKATFNGRETFHHPGGTMLYDTGLYLIPDKNIGFFISHSGGNVPINIEIFQGFLKRYLSAEAPAILEPPVGMEERSRAFVGEYYQNRRSFTNVDAFLSLMFGRILVETDENGYLLVANSGETHRFVEIESGVYSNLQGSSSFGDFRTIAFGIDSLGKTMLMTDGPMSYSKAAWYETSGLNLLMLIAAVLFIIASLLYWVIRSIINKIRRGKTQNAEAEAEAEAGAHEGAKWAKRVAVLLGVLTLIFMLGFLVEGEIDPVYGLPAQAYTPVSTFTLMLDLIVSYAIVITTLGVLVFSVISWIKGYWKLAGRIHYTLFALFALVLSWIFYFWNAIL; encoded by the coding sequence ATGAATAGATTAAGAAAATTGCTGTGTATTGTATTGGCTGTCAGTTTTGTAGTATTACCACCCTCTGGCATGCATTTTGCATTCGCTTCCGCAATAAACCTAGATGCTACAGATGTGGAGGCTTTTTTGGATACGGTTATCCGTCAACAAATGGAGGAGCATAATATCCCAAACCTGACTGCATCAGTAGTAGTAGACGGAGAAATTATTTTTGCAAAGGGTTATGGTTACGCTAATTATGAAACGGGCAAACCAGTAGACCCAGAACGAACACTTTTCAGAATTGGCTCATCAGCTAAGCTGTTCACTTGGACAGCTATTATGCAGCTTGCAGAGCAAGGAAAGGTGGATTTAGACACGGATGTTAATGAGTATTTAGATTTTGAGATACCCAATCATCTTGAATACAAAGGTAGAAAAGATGATGTCGAACCAATTACCATCAGACACCTTATGAATCACACACCTGGATTTGAGGATTATATGTCTGAGGTTTTTTCTATTTCCGAGGATAGCTTAATCCCTCTAGCTCAGCACGTGCGGGATAATAGACCTGCGAGGGTTTTCGTACCAGGAGAGGTTAGCGCATACTCGAACTATGGAACTGCATTAGCTGGTTATATTGTTGAATTGATTTCTGGAGTTCCTTATGCACAATATATCGAAGAAAATATCTATAGACCACTTAATATGAAAAATAGTACCTTCCGTCAACCAATCCCAGATGAGTTGACAGAGAATATGTCTAAACCTTATCGTTATCTAAATGGAGAATTTGTAGAGGGTAAGTTTGAGTTTATGACAGAGCCATCAGGAAGCATGAGTAGTAGTGCAGTTGATATGGCTAAGTTTATGCTAGCATATCTACAAGGGGGACAATATACGGATGCTAGTATTCTAATGCCAGAAACCGTTCACAAAATGTTTTCCGAGCAATTCACCCATCACCCGCAATTAGACGGCATGGCCCATGGGTTTATTAAAGCGACTTTTAATGGTAGAGAGACATTTCACCATCCAGGGGGGACGATGTTATATGATACGGGCCTTTATCTAATACCTGATAAAAATATAGGTTTTTTTATATCTCATAGCGGTGGGAATGTGCCCATAAATATAGAAATCTTCCAGGGATTTTTGAAACGTTACTTGTCGGCAGAGGCACCAGCCATACTAGAGCCGCCAGTAGGTATGGAAGAAAGGTCTCGAGCATTTGTTGGAGAGTATTATCAGAATCGGCGTTCTTTTACTAATGTCGATGCATTTTTAAGCTTGATGTTTGGTAGGATTTTAGTAGAGACAGATGAGAATGGATATTTATTAGTTGCAAATTCAGGAGAAACCCATAGATTTGTAGAAATAGAATCTGGGGTATATTCAAATCTGCAAGGTAGCAGTAGCTTTGGTGATTTTAGAACGATTGCCTTTGGAATAGATTCCTTAGGTAAAACTATGCTTATGACTGATGGTCCGATGAGCTATTCAAAGGCTGCATGGTATGAGACTAGCGGTTTGAATTTATTGATGCTTATAGCAGCAGTTTTATTCATTATTGCTAGTCTGCTATATTGGGTTATTAGGTCTATTATTAATAAAATACGTAGAGGTAAAACTCAAAACGCTGAAGCAGAGGCTGAGGCAGAGGCCGGGGCTCATGAAGGGGCAAAATGGGCGAAAAGAGTTGCCGTGCTTTTAGGTGTACTCACACTAATATTTATGCTTGGATTTCTTGTTGAAGGTGAGATTGATCCTGTATATGGTTTGCCCGCCCAGGCGTACACTCCAGTCTCAACATTTACTCTGATGCTAGATTTGATAGTGTCATATGCTATAGTTATTACGACACTAGGAGTTTTAGTATTTTCAGTGATTTCTTGGATTAAGGGATACTGGAAGCTAGCTGGCAGAATTCATTATACTCTGTTTGCGCTGTTTGCATTAGTTTTGTCGTGGATATTTTACTTCTGGAACGCAATTTTATAA
- a CDS encoding DUF2975 domain-containing protein → MVKNKSFFNMMRVILNISIIVLAMTVVGAILTALFSEIDNLSRISNVVMSIIGGALILYILISLKSIVKTVEERNPFIASNIKKFKHIAYSIFAIAFLYTIATYPQSNSGIELIATPYGSIKISVFIFIVLGFLALLLAEIFSQAIKIKDENDMTI, encoded by the coding sequence ATGGTAAAGAATAAATCGTTTTTCAATATGATGAGAGTAATTCTAAATATCTCAATAATAGTATTAGCAATGACAGTTGTTGGTGCGATTCTAACGGCATTATTTTCGGAGATAGACAATTTATCACGTATTAGCAATGTAGTAATGAGTATTATAGGTGGAGCATTAATACTTTATATACTTATATCGTTAAAAAGTATAGTTAAAACAGTGGAAGAACGAAATCCATTTATTGCTTCCAATATAAAAAAGTTTAAGCATATTGCTTACAGCATTTTTGCAATTGCATTCCTATATACGATTGCAACATATCCTCAGTCTAATTCAGGTATAGAATTAATTGCTACACCATACGGTTCGATAAAAATATCAGTATTTATTTTTATCGTATTAGGTTTCCTGGCCCTTTTATTGGCAGAAATCTTTTCTCAGGCTATCAAGATTAAAGATGAAAATGATATGACGATATAA
- a CDS encoding helix-turn-helix domain-containing protein: protein MAIRVNLDVMMAKRKISSTELAEAIGITNANLSILKTGKAKAVRFSTLDAICRVLKCQPGDLLEFCEEDE from the coding sequence ATGGCTATCAGAGTTAATCTAGATGTCATGATGGCAAAAAGAAAAATATCCTCTACAGAATTAGCTGAGGCTATTGGAATAACTAACGCGAATTTATCTATATTAAAAACAGGAAAAGCGAAGGCGGTGCGTTTTTCAACACTGGATGCTATTTGTCGTGTGCTAAAGTGTCAGCCTGGAGATTTGTTAGAATTTTGTGAGGAAGATGAATAG
- a CDS encoding PQQ-dependent sugar dehydrogenase: MNKKWLLLFLLIPALLLAFWQVGIINHNDDEADNDMNGTSSTDIVSKEYEIEVLAEGLEIPWEIVPLPDGRVIITERPGRIVMLGVGEIATIQNVEHIGEGGLLGMVLSPNFSENNYVYIYYTYREGSQIYNRVSRLTLLEETLFEETVIIDEIPGARVHNGGRIKFGPDDKLYVTTGDAQQPSLSQDLESLAGKILRLNEDGSIPEDNPLPDSPIYAYGLRNPQGLAWQPESGQLFASDHGPTMQDEINIITPGANYGWPIVSCSDWDNEYEYPFICYLDFTLAPSGMDFYKTAAGETMHSLYVAGLRGNMIMRINIDSQTSSRSQTPILQDWGRLRTVVYHEGALYIATNNRDGRGVPSDNNDKVLKVTRINE; the protein is encoded by the coding sequence ATGAATAAGAAATGGCTATTGCTATTTTTATTAATTCCGGCATTATTACTAGCGTTTTGGCAAGTGGGTATTATCAATCATAACGATGATGAAGCTGATAACGATATGAACGGCACGTCATCAACGGATATAGTCAGTAAAGAATATGAAATAGAAGTATTAGCTGAAGGATTGGAGATACCGTGGGAGATTGTTCCCCTACCTGACGGAAGGGTAATTATAACTGAGCGTCCTGGTCGCATAGTAATGTTAGGGGTAGGCGAGATAGCAACTATACAGAATGTAGAACATATAGGTGAAGGTGGATTATTAGGGATGGTGCTAAGCCCTAATTTCAGCGAAAATAATTACGTATATATCTATTATACTTACAGGGAAGGTAGTCAAATTTATAATAGAGTTTCTCGCTTAACGCTATTAGAAGAAACTTTATTTGAAGAAACAGTTATAATAGATGAAATACCTGGAGCTAGAGTTCATAATGGTGGAAGAATTAAGTTCGGGCCAGATGATAAGCTATATGTTACTACGGGTGATGCACAGCAGCCTTCTTTGTCTCAAGACCTAGAATCGTTGGCAGGCAAGATTTTAAGACTAAATGAAGATGGTAGCATACCTGAAGATAACCCACTCCCTGACAGCCCTATTTACGCATATGGTTTAAGAAACCCTCAAGGGTTGGCATGGCAGCCAGAATCAGGGCAGTTATTTGCGAGTGATCATGGTCCTACAATGCAGGATGAAATAAATATAATTACTCCAGGGGCAAATTATGGTTGGCCTATTGTTTCCTGTAGCGATTGGGATAATGAATATGAGTATCCCTTTATTTGTTATTTGGACTTTACGCTAGCACCTTCAGGCATGGATTTTTACAAGACTGCTGCAGGAGAAACTATGCATTCGTTATATGTTGCTGGTCTAAGGGGCAACATGATTATGCGTATTAATATAGATAGCCAAACAAGCTCGCGTAGTCAAACTCCGATATTACAGGATTGGGGACGGTTACGTACTGTTGTTTACCACGAGGGGGCACTCTATATAGCTACCAATAACAGAGATGGTCGAGGAGTGCCGAGTGATAATAATGACAAGGTTTTAAAGGTTACACGTATAAACGAGTAG
- the hflX gene encoding GTPase HflX produces MEQLLKQTQKQTAMVAGVNLKNKESMENFENSIEELINLADACDISVVGQITQRAEKVNIAHYLGKGKIDELIALIAEKNTDMVIFNDELSGSQIRNLEEMLDCRVIDRTVLILDIFAQRAKTKEAKLQVEVAKLQYMLPRLTGQGEALSRQGGGSGLKNRGAGETKLELDRRKIGEQINILNKELEQLVSRRKNQRAKRAKREIPVVALVGYTNAGKSTVMNAMIDLFHPSTDKTSTDKKVFEKNMLFATLETSVRSIKLPDNKKFLLTDTVGFISKLPHNLVKAFRSTLEEVAEADLLIHVVDFSNPNYEQQIQVTNTTLKDIGIDDIPMIYACNKTDLLDDNISTINIDINTENSDQIYISAKYKKGVSELVDAIKEKVFTDYIDCRLLIPHDKGNIVSYLNEHAHIKETKYENEGTLISLECKQADYQRYQQYLV; encoded by the coding sequence ATGGAACAATTATTAAAACAAACACAAAAACAAACCGCGATGGTAGCGGGTGTTAACCTAAAGAATAAAGAAAGCATGGAAAACTTTGAAAATTCAATAGAAGAACTAATCAACTTAGCAGATGCATGCGATATCAGTGTCGTTGGTCAGATAACGCAAAGAGCAGAAAAAGTGAATATTGCTCATTATCTAGGCAAAGGGAAAATTGATGAACTGATAGCCTTAATTGCAGAAAAAAACACAGATATGGTCATCTTCAACGATGAGTTATCTGGCTCGCAAATACGCAATCTAGAAGAAATGTTAGACTGTAGAGTCATAGACCGTACCGTTCTAATACTCGATATTTTTGCCCAACGAGCAAAAACAAAGGAAGCAAAACTGCAGGTAGAAGTAGCAAAGTTACAATATATGCTGCCACGACTAACTGGTCAAGGAGAAGCATTAAGTCGTCAAGGTGGTGGCTCTGGTTTGAAAAACAGAGGTGCTGGCGAGACGAAGCTAGAGCTGGATCGAAGAAAGATTGGCGAACAGATAAATATCCTTAACAAAGAATTGGAGCAGCTGGTGTCTAGGCGAAAAAACCAGCGTGCAAAGCGTGCGAAAAGGGAAATACCTGTGGTTGCATTAGTGGGATATACGAATGCTGGGAAGTCAACGGTTATGAATGCGATGATTGATTTGTTTCATCCGTCAACTGATAAAACATCAACCGATAAAAAAGTGTTCGAAAAGAATATGTTGTTTGCAACCTTGGAAACATCAGTTAGAAGTATAAAGTTACCAGATAATAAAAAGTTTTTATTAACTGATACTGTAGGCTTTATTAGCAAATTGCCACATAATCTTGTTAAGGCATTTCGTTCGACTTTAGAAGAAGTTGCAGAAGCTGATTTACTAATTCACGTGGTTGATTTCTCAAATCCTAACTACGAGCAGCAGATTCAAGTGACAAATACGACATTGAAGGACATAGGGATTGACGATATTCCAATGATTTACGCATGCAACAAAACAGATTTACTAGATGATAACATTTCAACTATCAATATAGATATCAACACAGAAAATTCAGACCAAATCTATATTTCCGCTAAATATAAAAAAGGAGTTTCAGAGCTAGTAGATGCTATTAAAGAAAAAGTATTTACGGATTATATTGATTGTAGGTTGTTAATACCCCATGACAAAGGGAACATCGTATCTTACCTGAACGAACATGCACATATAAAAGAAACCAAGTATGAGAATGAAGGTACACTCATTTCGTTGGAATGTAAACAAGCCGACTATCAACGATACCAACAGTATTTAGTTTGA
- a CDS encoding AraC family transcriptional regulator, whose translation MDSLKRMNEALSYIEEKLTDEIDLKEVARIAFCSEYHFQRMFSFLAGVTLSEYIRRRRLTLAAFELMEDNIRVIDVAVKYGYRSADSFTRAFQELHGIVPSKARSEGQLLKAYPKMTFQLSIKGGSEMNYRIVEKEAFSIVGIMKRVPIIFNGVNPEIAEMWKSLNNETISKLKELSNIEPIGMLSASTNFSEGRMEEKGELDHYIGVATTNECPDDLVELKVAASTWVVFEAVGPFPETLQDVWGRIYSEWFPASNYEIAVGPEILWNENKDLTAPNFKSEIWIPVIKR comes from the coding sequence ATGGATTCACTGAAAAGAATGAATGAAGCGCTTAGCTATATTGAAGAAAAGCTCACAGACGAAATAGACTTAAAAGAAGTTGCTAGAATTGCCTTTTGCTCAGAGTATCATTTTCAGAGAATGTTCTCGTTTCTAGCGGGGGTTACACTATCGGAGTATATTAGGCGCAGACGACTTACCCTAGCTGCATTTGAGCTTATGGAAGATAACATAAGAGTGATTGATGTTGCTGTAAAATATGGGTATCGCTCAGCGGACTCTTTTACAAGGGCTTTTCAAGAGCTACATGGGATTGTACCTTCTAAGGCTAGAAGCGAGGGGCAATTGCTAAAAGCGTATCCAAAAATGACCTTCCAATTATCTATTAAAGGTGGTAGCGAGATGAACTATCGAATTGTAGAAAAAGAAGCATTTAGTATTGTTGGAATTATGAAAAGGGTACCTATTATTTTCAATGGAGTTAACCCAGAAATTGCTGAGATGTGGAAAAGCTTAAATAATGAAACCATAAGTAAACTAAAAGAATTATCAAACATAGAACCGATTGGTATGCTTAGCGCATCTACTAACTTTTCCGAAGGTAGAATGGAAGAGAAGGGAGAACTGGACCATTACATTGGTGTAGCAACAACGAATGAATGTCCAGATGATTTAGTAGAGTTGAAAGTAGCAGCTTCAACATGGGTAGTTTTCGAAGCCGTAGGTCCTTTTCCAGAGACACTTCAAGATGTCTGGGGACGTATCTATTCTGAATGGTTTCCAGCATCAAATTATGAAATAGCAGTAGGACCAGAAATCTTATGGAATGAGAATAAAGATTTAACAGCACCAAACTTCAAAAGTGAAATATGGATTCCAGTTATTAAAAGATAG
- a CDS encoding GntR family transcriptional regulator, translating to MSKSLDDKKPIFIQIKEVIEDQIINEQLKEHDQIPSTNQLVQFYKVNHITVSKGINLLVEEEVVYKKRGVGMYVAEGAKEKLVLQRREGFAEEFVLPMLKEAKKLKLSDDEIVRIMKKLKGSVKVD from the coding sequence TTGAGTAAATCTTTAGATGATAAAAAGCCAATATTTATTCAAATAAAAGAAGTTATAGAAGACCAGATCATTAATGAACAACTAAAAGAACACGATCAAATCCCATCAACGAACCAACTCGTTCAGTTTTATAAGGTGAATCACATCACTGTTTCGAAGGGAATTAACCTCCTTGTGGAAGAAGAGGTTGTTTACAAAAAGAGGGGTGTTGGAATGTATGTGGCAGAAGGGGCAAAAGAAAAATTGGTGCTACAACGAAGAGAAGGTTTTGCTGAGGAATTTGTTCTACCAATGTTAAAAGAAGCGAAAAAACTGAAATTGTCAGACGACGAAATCGTGAGAATAATGAAGAAGTTGAAGGGGAGTGTGAAAGTTGACTAG